From Paenibacillus physcomitrellae, the proteins below share one genomic window:
- a CDS encoding glycosyltransferase family 2 protein: MHPKTVGSKENRISVVIIAQNDEQRIPDAVASCRSFADEIVVVDGGSEDGTVATAEALGCRVYENAWPGYAKQRQFGENQASYDWIFVIDTDEVVDTKLAAALIKLKPELTDPTAAYSVYRIGDFLGRWLDKGEYLVRLYNRRAYKISDSLVHEMPDVETSKIIKLNGVLWHYGFRSINDHVNRFNKYTDLEAQTALRVRKPFRIVNLLFRPPARFVQKYFLHGLYRKGVAGFAVAIFWMMYEFLACFKHYELTSARKRLDQHQPSSARKAADPEKKGETSYAVQ; encoded by the coding sequence ATGCATCCTAAGACTGTTGGTTCAAAGGAAAATCGGATATCCGTCGTCATCATCGCCCAGAATGACGAACAGCGCATCCCAGATGCTGTTGCTTCATGCCGCTCATTTGCGGATGAAATTGTCGTTGTGGATGGAGGGAGTGAAGACGGCACAGTAGCCACCGCCGAAGCGCTGGGGTGCCGCGTGTATGAGAACGCTTGGCCCGGGTATGCCAAACAGCGGCAGTTCGGGGAGAATCAGGCTTCTTATGATTGGATTTTTGTCATCGATACGGATGAGGTGGTAGACACGAAGCTGGCCGCCGCCTTGATCAAGCTGAAACCCGAATTGACCGACCCCACAGCGGCTTATTCGGTTTACCGGATCGGAGACTTCCTGGGACGCTGGCTCGACAAGGGTGAGTATCTGGTACGCCTGTACAACCGCAGAGCCTACAAAATCTCGGATTCCCTTGTTCATGAGATGCCTGACGTGGAAACCTCTAAGATCATAAAGCTGAACGGCGTTTTGTGGCATTACGGCTTCCGCAGCATTAACGACCATGTGAACCGCTTCAACAAATATACGGATCTGGAGGCACAGACGGCGCTGCGCGTACGCAAGCCGTTCCGGATCGTCAATCTGCTGTTCCGCCCGCCGGCCCGGTTTGTGCAGAAATATTTCCTTCACGGGCTGTACCGTAAGGGGGTAGCCGGGTTCGCCGTGGCGATCTTCTGGATGATGTACGAATTCCTGGCTTGCTTTAAACACTACGAGCTGACCTCGGCCCGCAAAAGGCTGGATCAGCATCAGCCTTCCAGCGCAAGAAAAGCAGCCGACCCGGAGAAGAAAGGGGAGACGAGTTATGCCGTACAATAA